One region of Fragaria vesca subsp. vesca linkage group LG4, FraVesHawaii_1.0, whole genome shotgun sequence genomic DNA includes:
- the LOC101302933 gene encoding uncharacterized N-acetyltransferase p20-like, with amino-acid sequence MEGNSGISNGREGGDEVFTITLRKMGLSDIDDFMVWGTDEKVARFCTWEPYGSKEEGLNHIKEKILPHPWFRAICLDGRPVGVILVNPNSGNDRCRAEIGYALGSKYWRKGIVTRAVKMVVNTIFKEWTHLERLEGLVDVNNVGSQRVLEKAGFQREGVLRKHYINKGRTIDEVIYSILSSECKN; translated from the coding sequence ATGGAGGGAAATTCTGGCATATCAAACGGAAGAGAAGGCGGTGATGAGGTCTTTACCATCACCCTCAGGAAGATGGGTCTTTCTGACATTGATGATTTCATGGTTTGGGGCACAGATGAGAAAGTGGCTCGTTTCTGCACTTGGGAGCCTTATGGTAGCAAAGAAGAGGGGCTCAATCACATCAAGGAAAAGATCCTCCCACATCCATGGTTTAGGGCAATTTGTCTTGATGGCAGGCCTGTTGGTGTTATTCTAGTAAACCCGAATTCAGGTAATGATCGGTGTCGAGCTGAAATCGGCTATGCCTTGGGGTCCAAGTACTGGAGGAAAGGAATTGTTACAAGGGCAGTGAAGATGGTGGTTAATACTATTTTTAAGGAGTGGACACATTTGGAGAGACTGGAAGGTCTTGTTGATGTGAACAATGTGGGATCACAAAGGGTTCTGGAGAAGGCTGGATTTCAAAGGGAAGGTGTTTTGAGGAAGCATTATATTAACAAAGGAAGAACTATAGACGAGGTCATTTATAGTATTCTATCCTCCGAATGTAAAAATTGA
- the LOC101303219 gene encoding uncharacterized protein LOC101303219, with protein sequence MDPPRGRARGRGRARGRGRAPPVDDFFEEEVVLEVPVPVAVDDALREKYFPDTVREQLELEFIALVQGLMSVRDYEARFSQLYRFAREMDAVALSWKFIQGLRHKLQNVVSSHRFATLTEAVESSFAVEQEEAMPEAEGLRDVHGKGKAIAGGSGTEGHHGAFGKRQRTDQQGLATVPAAPIQQVEPLRCYRYDGLGHISRECNKRKTQACYNCGQVGHLTKECTRP encoded by the exons ATGGATCCTCCGCGAGGAAGAGCTAGAGGCCGAGGTAGGGCCAGAGGCAGAGGTAGGGCTCCACCTGTGGATGATTTCTTTGAGGAGGAGGTGGTGTTGGAGGTGCCAGTGCCAGTTGCAGTAGATGATG CTCTTCGGGAGAAGTATTTTCCTGATACTGTGAGGGAGCAGTTGGAGCTTGAGTTCATAGCTCTAGTGCAGGGCTTGATGAGTGTCAGGGACTATGAGGCACGTTTTTCTCAGCTGTATCGATTCGCGAGAGAGATGGATGCAGTGGCCTTGTCATGGAAGTTTATTCAGGGTTTGAGGCATAAGCTCCAGAATGTTGTGAGTTCACACCGTTTTGCTACTCTAACAGAAGCGGTAGAGAGTTCCTTTGCAGTTGAGCAGGAGGAGGCCATGCCTGAGGCTGAGGGACTGAGAGATGTGCATGGGAAGGGGAAGGCCATTGCAGGCGGCAGTGGCACTGAGGGTCACCATGGTGCGTTTGGGAAGAGGCAGCGGACCGATCAGCAGGGTCTAGCTACGGTGCCAGCTGCACCTATCCAACAAGTAGAGCCCTTGAGATGCTACCGTTACGATGGGTTAGGACATATTTCTAGGGAGTGCAACAAGCGGAAAACTCAGGCTTGCTACAATTGTGGGCAGGTGGGGCACCTTACTAAGGAGTGTACTCGACCTTAG
- the LOC101303800 gene encoding protein NYNRIN-like, which translates to MDPIIEFIKEGVRLADRQQTRKLQSRCAKNTLMNGKLYCRGYNFPNLKCVTEEEGEVIMGEIHEGVCGNHSGSRSLAHKALRTGFFWPNMGVMTDRMSERCRKCHLHANGIHSPSIALSVLLSPWPFAQWGLDLIGILPTAPGQFKYVIVVVDYFTKWVEAKPLGKITTECVKNFLMKNIYCRFGVPETIVTDNGTQFKNNHLIEFTKDMGTKMAFASVAHP; encoded by the coding sequence ATGGACCCCATAATCGAGTTCATAAAGGAGGGGGTGCGCCTAGCGGACAGGCAGCAGACACGAAAGTTGCAATCGAGATGTGCTAAAAACACCCTCATGAACGGGAAGCTATACTGCAGAGGTTACAATTTCCCAAACCTCAAGTGCGTGACAGAGGAAGAGGGAGAAGTGATCATGGGAGAAATTCATGAAGGGGTATGCGGGAATCACTCTGGATCCCGGTCGTTAGCACATAAGGCACTACGCACAGGGTTCTTCTGGCCCAACATGGGTGTCATGACAGATAGGATGTCGGAGAGATGCCGTAAATGCCATTTGCACGCCAACGGGATACATTCCCCTTCTATTGCTCTGTCAGTCTTATTGTCGCCCTGGCCTTTTGCACAATGGGGCCTTGACCTCATCGGGATACTGCCAACGGCACCCGGGCAGTTCAAGTACGTGATAGTGGTTGTTGACTATTTCACGAAATGGGTGGAGGCAAAGCCCTTGGGGAAGATAACCACCGAGTGTGTGAAGAATTTCCTGATGAAGAACATCTACTGCAGATTCGGGGTCCCGGAGACAATCGTCACGGACAATGGTACACAATTCAAAAATAACCATCTAATTGAATTCACAAAGGACATGGGTACCAAGATGGCATTCGCGTCGGTGGCACACCCGTAG
- the LOC101304091 gene encoding uncharacterized protein LOC101304091, which yields MAFGTEAVLPIETLIPWGRVENFDATTNEEGLHLNIDLIEEKRERANLHNQLYKQRVACHYDSKVRTWTLGLGDWVMKKIMTKTVALDPTWEGPYEIIEEVGPATFFLRDQYGIVTGRP from the coding sequence ATGGCCTTTGGCACGGAGGCTGTTTTGCCAATCGAGACGTTAATACCATGGGGAAGGGTCGAAAATTTCGACGCCACAACCAATGAGGAGGGTCTCCATTTGAACATTGACCTCATCGAGGAGAAGAGGGAGCGAGCAAACTTACACAACCAATTGTATAAGCAGCGGGTTGCATGCCATTACGATAGTAAAGTCAGGACCTGGACGTTGGGACTGGGGGACTGGGTAATGAAGAAAATCATGACCAAAACGGTGGCCCTGGACCCAACTTGGGAAGGACCGTACGAGATCATCGAAGAGGTCGGCCCAGCAACATTCTTTCTCCGAGATCAGTATGGGATAGTCACCGGGCGCCCCTAG